The Paraburkholderia acidiphila DNA window CGGATACACCAGCAGACGATTGTTGAGCTGATTGGCGAGGAACGTGAATTCCGGCACGCCGACGATATAGGCGAGCGACGTGTCCTTGATCAACGCCACCCACTGATTGACGAACGACGGCATCATCACCCGCACCGCTTGCGGCAGGATGACTTCGCGTAATGCCTGCCAGCGCGTCAAGCCCAGCGAAAGCGCGGCCTGCCGCTGCCCTTCGCCGACCGACGCGATGCCCGCATAGACCGAATGCGAGAGATACGCGCCGCCGATCAGCGCCAGCGCGCACACGACGGTCGCAAGCCCCGGAACGTCGACGTGCAGCAGAATCGGCATCAGGAAGAAGGTCCAGAAAATCAGCATGAGCACGGGTATCGCGCGAAAGAACGCGACACCGGCAGTCAGTGCGAGACGCACGACGCCGCGCGTCATGGCGAGCGCAACGCCAAGCGCGAGGCCGATCAACGCCGCGAGCAGCGCCGACACCACCGAGAGCGCGAGGGTCAGTGCAACGCCGCCCAGCGGTCCCGCCGGAAACGCGCCGAGCAGCAGATAACGCAGTGCAGGCAACCACTCGAATTCGTTCACGCGCGGCCTCGCTGCAAACCACGCAAGCCGCTGCGTTGCCAGAGCACCAGCGCGACCTCGATCACTGCGATGGCCAGCACATAGAAAACGGTGGCCGTGCCGAATGCCTGAAACGTCCTGAAGCTTTCCGTGTCGACCTGTCGCGACATGTACGAGAGCTCCCCCACGCCGATCGCCATCGTCAGCGAAGAGTTCTTTATCACGTTCATGTATTGGCCAGCCAGCGGCGGCGTCGCAATGCGCAACGCCTGAGGGAGGATCACATGGCGCAGGCACGCGTAACGGCTCATGCCGAGCGCCGCGGCCGCGTGCCACTGTGCAGGATTCACGCCGCGCATGCCGGCCAGAAACTCTTCGCCGATAAATGCCGTGGTATAGCAGGTCAGCCCGACCCAGCCCGCGAACAATTCGAAACTCGGCCAGCGCAGCGTAAGCGGCCCGAACGTTGCCAGGTGCGGCGTATTGAGCCAGTTCATCCATCCAGACGGCAGCACGGCCGCCGCGCCAAAATACCAGAACAGCAGTTGAACGAGCAGCGGCGAGTTGCGGAAAACGAACACGTAGAGCGCCGCCCCGCGTGCGACTGCACGGCTACGGGCGGTGCGCGCCACCGCCAGCAGAAAGCCCAGCGGCGTCGCGCACGACGCCGCGCAGGCGGAGAGCATCAACGTAACGAAGAAACCCTGTTCGAGCCACGCGAGATATTTCGGTTCAAGCCAGTTATGCATGAATCGATCGCGGCGCTCAACTGTTCTTTTGCGGGTCGCCGATCTTGAAGAGACGGGGCAGCGGCGCAGCGCTCTTCGGCCCGAACCACTTGTCATAAATCTGCGCGGCTTCGCCGTCGGTTTCCAGATGCGTGAGCGTGCTGTTCACTGCATCGAGCAAACGCGTCTCGCCCTTGGGCACGCCAACGCCTTCGTAATCGTTCGAGATCGTGAACGGGGATATCTCGTAGTTCGCCTTGTCCGGCGCGCGTGCAAGCAGCGCGACGAGCTTCGGACCGTCCTGCGTAATGGCCTGCACATTGCCCGTGCGCAGCGCGGCGAAAGCGAACGGCGTGTCGTCGTAGGCAACGATCGTTGCGTTCGGGAATTTCGCGCGCACCTGCTGCTCGTTGGTCGTGCCTTTGTCTGCGCCAATACGCAGGTCATTGATCTGTTGCTCAGACTTCAGCACCCCCTTCTTCGCAATGAACTGGGTGCCGGAAGCGAAATACGGCGTGCTGAAATCCACTTCCTTCTTGCGATCGTCGGTAATCGTGAAGTTGGCGAACACCAGATCGACCTTGCCCGACTTCAGGAACGCAATGCGATTGGCGGGGTTGGTGGGCTGGATTTCGAGCTTCACGCCAAGGCTTTTGGCCACGGCGCGCGCGTAGTCCACATCGAGCCCGATGATCTGATTGTCTTTCTGATCGACGAAGCCGAACGGCGGGTTGCTGTCGAATGCAGCGACGCGCAATACACCCGCCCGCTTGATATCGTCCAGACGATCCGCATGCGCGGCGGTCGATGCCACCACCAGAAGTGCCGTCAACAGTGCGCCTGGCACGGCGCCCCAGATGCTCTTTTTCATTATCGAGTTTCCTTGCTCTTTTGTTGCCCTTGCGCTGCCGCTGAATATGCGCGCTGGCGAAGTACGCAGCCTATCGGCATGGCGCGCACGAAGGAACCAAGCATTTCTCAGATCGAAAGCGCTGCTGGCGATATGGACCGATAGCACAATCCGGCCGGAGCGGATGCGTTGCTGTATTCGAGGGTTTCTCCGCGTTATAAGCACCGCGATATAGCGACGTAGCCACCCGACGCACTCCACAGGAAGCGGAAGTAATGTTGACGTACACCGCTTCGCAAACGCGACTGGCGTCGCAATTCTTGCTGGGCAAATCGCGTCATTCCGGTAAGGTCGACGATCGCCAATACCATCGATGCGCACTTCTTTCGCGCGTGAAACCTGAATGCGAATACGTTGCGAAGTGCTTACAAATTCAAGGGGTTATCTCCCTTGACCCGGGCACACCGGCTGCTTAGCATCGACGTGGGACTTTGCCTGATGTTCCTCATTGTTGAGTCGATGAGTCGAGTCGATGACTCGGCTTCAGGCCACAGCCATGTTGAGCACAAGGTCCAGTTTGTCTGCACTAGGGGACTTTTATGTCTTACCG harbors:
- a CDS encoding ABC transporter substrate-binding protein, giving the protein MKKSIWGAVPGALLTALLVVASTAAHADRLDDIKRAGVLRVAAFDSNPPFGFVDQKDNQIIGLDVDYARAVAKSLGVKLEIQPTNPANRIAFLKSGKVDLVFANFTITDDRKKEVDFSTPYFASGTQFIAKKGVLKSEQQINDLRIGADKGTTNEQQVRAKFPNATIVAYDDTPFAFAALRTGNVQAITQDGPKLVALLARAPDKANYEISPFTISNDYEGVGVPKGETRLLDAVNSTLTHLETDGEAAQIYDKWFGPKSAAPLPRLFKIGDPQKNS
- a CDS encoding amino acid ABC transporter permease; translated protein: MHNWLEPKYLAWLEQGFFVTLMLSACAASCATPLGFLLAVARTARSRAVARGAALYVFVFRNSPLLVQLLFWYFGAAAVLPSGWMNWLNTPHLATFGPLTLRWPSFELFAGWVGLTCYTTAFIGEEFLAGMRGVNPAQWHAAAALGMSRYACLRHVILPQALRIATPPLAGQYMNVIKNSSLTMAIGVGELSYMSRQVDTESFRTFQAFGTATVFYVLAIAVIEVALVLWQRSGLRGLQRGRA
- a CDS encoding amino acid ABC transporter permease, encoding MNEFEWLPALRYLLLGAFPAGPLGGVALTLALSVVSALLAALIGLALGVALAMTRGVVRLALTAGVAFFRAIPVLMLIFWTFFLMPILLHVDVPGLATVVCALALIGGAYLSHSVYAGIASVGEGQRQAALSLGLTRWQALREVILPQAVRVMMPSFVNQWVALIKDTSLAYIVGVPEFTFLANQLNNRLLVYPAQIFLFVGLVYLLLCGALQWSANALLARRKLP